In one window of Canis lupus baileyi chromosome 12, mCanLup2.hap1, whole genome shotgun sequence DNA:
- the LBH gene encoding protein LBH, producing the protein MSVYFPLHCPDYLRSAEMTEVMMNTPSMEEIGLNPRKDGLSYQIFPDPSDFDRCCKLKDRLPSIVVEPTEGEVESGELRWPPEEFLVQEDEQDNCEETEKDNKEQ; encoded by the exons ATGTCTGTATATTTCCCCCTTCACTG CCCCGACTATCTGAGATCTGCCGAGATGACTGAAGTGATGATGAACACCCCATCCATGGAGGAGATTGGCCTCAACCCCCGAAAGGATGGCCTCTCTTATCAG ATCTTTCCTGACCCTTCAGACTTTGACCGTTGCTGCAAGCTCAAAGACCGTCTGCCCTCCATCGTGGTGGAGCCCACGGAGGGCGAGGTGGAGAGTGGGGAGCTCCGGTGGCCCCCGGAGGAGTTCTTGGTCCAGGAGGATGAGCAGGACAACtgtgaagagacagagaaagacaacaaGGAGCAATAG